In Liquorilactobacillus nagelii DSM 13675, the following proteins share a genomic window:
- a CDS encoding RecQ family ATP-dependent DNA helicase — MLTKSELSAGLQRYFGYQSFKLGQSDTLMALGEQHCAVAILPTGTGKSLCYQLYGLMTKQPVLVISPLISLMQDQVKELKYIGEHQAAALTSMLSKQEKRFVLRHLAEYHFIFISPEMALQPAMLRQLQRLKLGLLVIDEAHCISQWGPDFRPEYLQLGFLRQQLQQPLTLALTATATPRVKKDICNLLFTADEQATVIEQSVDRPNIYLAVEPAENIVKKNEKLIYLIQQLKTPGLVYFTSRKATEKFAQLISKVTDLNAAAYHAELTQQERFAVQQQFMLGNLDVVCATSAFGMGINQKNVRYVIHYHLPTDLESYLQEIGRAGRDGQQSIAILLYSPEDFGRQRQLSFSNLPQPNELKNYQTATKQQRQYLIQNETNYQLIDFYATRGWNVERQQQLFDQRRQQKRQQLSSLETYLKLTTCRRQFICHYFGEAGSSIQHDSKCCQLAEQPLDLDKLNLRRSNLKKSVKTNKMLSYQQLLKKMFLNFDSQR; from the coding sequence TTGTTAACAAAAAGTGAATTGTCAGCGGGTTTGCAGCGCTATTTTGGCTATCAATCTTTCAAACTAGGTCAAAGTGACACTTTGATGGCTTTAGGAGAGCAACATTGCGCGGTGGCAATTCTTCCAACAGGTACTGGTAAATCACTTTGCTATCAATTATATGGCTTGATGACTAAACAACCAGTCTTGGTTATTTCACCATTGATTTCTTTGATGCAAGATCAAGTCAAGGAATTAAAGTATATTGGTGAACATCAAGCGGCTGCATTGACTTCAATGTTATCTAAACAAGAAAAAAGATTTGTTTTGCGGCATTTAGCTGAGTATCATTTTATTTTTATTTCACCCGAGATGGCTTTACAGCCAGCAATGCTTCGTCAGTTGCAGCGTCTAAAGTTAGGTTTGTTAGTAATTGATGAAGCTCATTGTATTTCTCAATGGGGTCCGGATTTTCGTCCGGAATATTTGCAACTAGGTTTTTTGCGCCAACAACTACAGCAACCACTAACACTAGCTTTAACGGCTACTGCAACACCACGGGTAAAAAAAGATATTTGTAACTTATTATTTACTGCAGATGAGCAGGCTACAGTAATTGAGCAATCAGTTGATCGACCTAATATTTATTTGGCAGTTGAACCAGCGGAAAATATTGTCAAAAAAAATGAAAAATTGATTTATTTAATCCAACAATTAAAAACACCGGGATTAGTTTATTTTACTAGCCGTAAAGCAACCGAAAAATTTGCTCAGCTAATTTCAAAAGTTACTGATTTAAATGCCGCCGCCTATCACGCTGAACTAACTCAACAAGAACGTTTTGCTGTTCAACAGCAATTCATGTTGGGAAATTTGGATGTTGTTTGTGCTACCAGTGCTTTTGGAATGGGAATTAATCAAAAAAACGTGCGGTATGTTATCCACTACCATTTACCAACTGACTTGGAAAGCTATTTACAAGAAATTGGCCGTGCGGGTCGTGATGGTCAACAAAGCATTGCAATTTTGTTATATTCACCGGAAGATTTTGGTCGGCAACGGCAATTAAGTTTTTCAAATTTGCCCCAACCTAACGAGTTGAAAAACTATCAAACGGCAACTAAGCAACAACGGCAATATCTGATTCAAAATGAAACAAATTATCAGTTGATTGATTTTTATGCAACTCGAGGTTGGAATGTCGAACGACAACAGCAATTGTTTGATCAGCGAAGACAGCAAAAACGTCAACAGTTAAGCAGTTTGGAGACTTACTTAAAACTGACGACTTGTCGGCGGCAATTTATCTGTCACTACTTTGGTGAAGCAGGCAGTTCTATCCAGCATGATAGCAAATGCTGTCAGTTAGCTGAACAACCACTTGATTTAGATAAACTAAATTTGCGACGTTCAAACCTTAAAAAGTCAGTTAAGACTAATAAAATGCTCAGTTATCAGCAGCTATTAAAAAAAATGTTTTTGAATTTTGATTCACAACGATGA
- a CDS encoding LysM peptidoglycan-binding domain-containing protein encodes MNRKDDDQQSKPWDRTFADGRDDDGNYSRTASRKKVKASSVLTTSLLVIFIAIIIGTVALYFVSQNSAKTSNSSNGSSVGIVESSKKKKSSSSNSQTAVKKSSQKKKSAESQTQSNVTAASSTTDTTAENDDQTTATSSSTTEVSSSSSSVSEQEQTSSTSSGAKYAEVGSGQGIYRVAVNNGLTVAELIQLNPGLTESSVLSPGQQVRIK; translated from the coding sequence ATGAATCGCAAGGATGATGATCAACAATCAAAGCCCTGGGATCGCACTTTTGCCGATGGACGTGATGATGATGGTAACTATTCACGGACGGCTAGTCGGAAAAAAGTTAAAGCAAGTTCAGTGTTAACTACCTCGTTACTGGTAATTTTTATTGCAATTATTATTGGAACGGTCGCACTTTACTTTGTTTCACAAAATAGTGCCAAGACCAGCAACAGCAGTAATGGTAGCAGCGTGGGAATTGTAGAATCTTCCAAGAAAAAAAAATCAAGCAGTTCCAACAGCCAAACAGCGGTCAAAAAAAGCAGCCAGAAAAAAAAATCAGCTGAAAGTCAGACTCAAAGTAACGTAACAGCTGCCAGCTCGACTACCGATACTACAGCCGAAAATGATGATCAAACAACGGCAACAAGTAGCTCAACTACTGAAGTAAGCAGTTCTAGTAGTTCGGTTTCGGAACAGGAACAAACATCCTCGACAAGTAGTGGTGCTAAATATGCTGAGGTGGGATCTGGTCAAGGAATTTACCGAGTTGCGGTTAATAACGGATTAACAGTTGCTGAATTAATCCAGTTAAATCCGGGATTGACTGAAAGTTCGGTTTTATCGCCGGGGCAGCAAGTTAGAATTAAATAA
- the cmk gene encoding (d)CMP kinase: MGTKLQIAIDGPASAGKSTVAKKVAHLLDYIYCDTGAMYRAVTWAALQKNVSLDDDVALKELLSGLKITFKPTATEQKVFVNGQDVTEAIRLPLISQNVSTVAAQVSVREALTKQQQNLALNGGIVMDGRDIGTTVLPAAEVKIFLVASVKERALRRYREDQAKGIRITLADLEKEIALRDKKDSNRLISPLVQAEDAVKLDTTSLTIEQVVTKIMEIIKKSK; the protein is encoded by the coding sequence ATGGGAACTAAATTACAGATTGCAATTGACGGCCCAGCATCAGCTGGTAAGAGTACTGTTGCCAAAAAAGTTGCGCATTTGTTGGATTATATATATTGTGATACTGGTGCGATGTATCGAGCAGTTACTTGGGCAGCACTCCAAAAAAATGTCTCATTAGATGATGATGTTGCCCTAAAAGAACTGCTGAGTGGCTTGAAAATTACTTTTAAGCCAACAGCCACTGAACAAAAAGTTTTTGTTAATGGTCAGGATGTAACCGAAGCGATTCGTTTGCCGTTAATCAGTCAAAATGTTTCAACAGTTGCTGCGCAAGTCAGTGTTCGGGAAGCTTTGACCAAACAGCAACAAAATTTAGCTTTGAATGGTGGAATTGTTATGGATGGTCGCGATATTGGAACGACTGTTTTGCCAGCTGCCGAAGTTAAGATCTTTTTAGTGGCAAGTGTAAAAGAACGTGCACTAAGACGTTACCGCGAAGATCAAGCCAAGGGAATCAGAATTACTTTAGCTGATCTTGAGAAAGAGATAGCTTTAAGAGATAAAAAAGATTCCAATCGCTTGATTTCACCGCTAGTTCAGGCTGAAGACGCAGTCAAGTTAGACACAACTAGTCTAACAATTGAGCAAGTGGTTACCAAAATTATGGAAATTATTAAAAAAAGCAAGTAA
- the rpsA gene encoding 30S ribosomal protein S1, with translation MSEADANKDLLEALNSVNEVKIGDVVKGEVLALDDNKQVIVGIEGTGVEGVVPFKELSNKPEEDVEDAIKIGDVFDLVVISKIGSDKEGGSYLLSQRRLEARKVWDEIEKKFEAGETITAPVTQVVKGGLVVDAGVRGFIPASMIEDHFVEDLNQYKGQTLELKIVEIEPSENRLILSHKEIVKAQREAKKAETMAQLTAGDVVEGKVARLTSFGAFVDLGGVDGLVHVSEIAFERVDKPSDVLKVGQTVKVKVLAVDPEKERISLSIKQTLPQPWDKVTEEVAEGDVIEGTVKRLTSFGAFVEVFPGVEGLVHISQISHKHIATPNEVLTSGEKIKVKVLTVHPEEHRLGLSIKALEEKPAAGTNENKKRSTAKPAVTDAPEESTGFTLGDLVGNELKDSDK, from the coding sequence ATGAGTGAAGCAGATGCAAACAAGGATTTATTAGAGGCACTAAACAGTGTAAATGAAGTTAAGATTGGTGACGTTGTTAAGGGTGAAGTTCTAGCACTTGATGATAACAAACAAGTAATTGTTGGTATTGAAGGCACCGGTGTTGAAGGGGTTGTTCCTTTTAAAGAGTTAAGTAACAAACCTGAAGAAGATGTTGAAGATGCAATTAAGATTGGTGATGTCTTTGACTTGGTTGTTATTTCAAAAATTGGTTCCGACAAAGAAGGCGGCAGTTACTTACTTTCACAGCGTCGCTTGGAAGCACGTAAAGTTTGGGACGAAATTGAGAAAAAATTTGAAGCAGGCGAGACAATTACTGCTCCAGTAACTCAAGTTGTTAAGGGTGGTTTAGTTGTTGATGCTGGTGTACGTGGCTTTATTCCGGCTTCAATGATTGAAGACCATTTCGTGGAGGATCTTAATCAATATAAAGGTCAGACACTTGAATTAAAAATTGTTGAAATTGAACCAAGTGAAAACCGTTTAATCTTATCACATAAAGAAATTGTTAAAGCTCAACGTGAAGCTAAAAAAGCTGAAACAATGGCCCAATTAACCGCTGGAGATGTTGTTGAAGGCAAAGTTGCCCGTTTAACAAGTTTTGGTGCTTTTGTCGATCTTGGCGGTGTTGATGGTTTAGTTCATGTTTCTGAAATTGCATTTGAACGAGTTGACAAACCAAGCGATGTACTAAAAGTTGGTCAAACTGTCAAAGTTAAGGTTTTAGCAGTAGATCCAGAAAAAGAACGAATTTCCTTATCAATCAAACAGACTTTACCTCAGCCATGGGATAAGGTTACTGAAGAAGTTGCTGAAGGTGACGTGATTGAAGGAACTGTCAAACGCTTAACGAGTTTTGGAGCTTTTGTTGAAGTATTCCCTGGAGTTGAAGGATTAGTTCATATTTCACAAATTTCACACAAACATATTGCTACTCCAAATGAAGTTTTGACTTCTGGAGAAAAAATCAAAGTTAAGGTTTTAACTGTTCATCCAGAAGAACATCGTTTGGGACTTTCAATTAAGGCTTTAGAAGAAAAACCAGCAGCTGGTACTAATGAAAATAAGAAACGTTCAACTGCTAAACCTGCTGTTACAGATGCACCTGAAGAAAGTACTGGTTTTACTTTAGGTGATTTGGTTGGTAACGAATTGAAAGATAGCGATAAGTAA
- the der gene encoding ribosome biogenesis GTPase Der: MSDPVVAIVGRPNVGKSTIFNRIAGERISIVEDTPGVTRDRIYAHSEWLGQRFSLIDTGGIDIGDEPFVTQIQEQAEIAIDEADVIILIVSIKEGITDADEKVARILYQTDKPVIVAVNKVDNPEMRAEIYDFYSLGLGDPLPISGSHGIGLGDLLEKVCHYFPQKTVESDSETINFSFIGRPNVGKSSLVNAILGENRVIVSNIEGTTRDAIDTPFETDNGEQFTVIDTAGIRKRGKVYENTEKYSVLRALRAIDRSDVVLVVLDAATGIREQDKKVAGYAHEAGRGIIIVVNKWDAVKKDSYTMTEFEKMIRQEFQYLDYAPIIFVSATTKQRLNQLPKLIKRVSENQQRRIKSAVLNDVLMDAIARNPTPTENGKKLKVYYGTQVAIKPPTFVIFVNDPELVHFSYERYLRNQFRESFDFQGTPLHLIARKRK; encoded by the coding sequence GTGAGTGATCCGGTTGTTGCAATTGTTGGTCGACCTAATGTTGGTAAATCAACAATTTTTAATCGTATTGCGGGTGAAAGAATTTCAATTGTTGAAGACACTCCTGGAGTGACCCGCGATCGTATTTATGCGCACAGTGAATGGTTGGGCCAACGCTTTAGTTTGATTGACACCGGTGGAATTGATATAGGCGACGAACCATTTGTTACACAAATTCAAGAACAAGCTGAAATAGCGATTGATGAAGCCGATGTTATTATTTTAATTGTCAGTATCAAAGAGGGAATTACGGACGCTGATGAAAAAGTCGCGCGAATACTTTATCAAACCGATAAACCGGTGATTGTTGCCGTTAATAAAGTTGATAACCCGGAAATGCGTGCTGAAATTTATGATTTTTATTCCTTAGGATTGGGAGATCCTTTACCGATTTCGGGTTCACATGGAATCGGTTTAGGAGACTTGCTGGAAAAGGTTTGTCATTACTTTCCACAAAAGACGGTTGAATCAGACAGCGAGACAATTAATTTCAGCTTTATTGGTCGTCCCAACGTTGGTAAATCATCGCTCGTTAACGCCATTTTAGGTGAAAATCGAGTAATTGTTTCTAACATTGAGGGAACAACGCGTGATGCAATTGACACACCTTTTGAAACCGATAATGGTGAGCAATTTACAGTTATTGATACAGCGGGAATTCGAAAACGTGGGAAAGTTTATGAAAATACAGAAAAGTATTCCGTGCTACGCGCTTTACGAGCAATTGATCGTTCCGATGTAGTTTTAGTGGTTCTGGATGCCGCAACTGGAATTCGGGAACAAGATAAAAAAGTTGCTGGTTATGCACATGAAGCAGGCCGTGGGATTATTATTGTAGTTAATAAATGGGACGCGGTAAAAAAAGATAGTTACACAATGACAGAATTCGAAAAAATGATTCGTCAAGAATTTCAGTATCTTGATTATGCTCCAATAATTTTTGTTTCAGCGACCACCAAACAGCGGCTAAACCAGTTGCCTAAACTAATTAAGCGTGTTTCTGAGAATCAACAGCGCCGAATTAAGTCAGCAGTTTTGAACGATGTTTTAATGGATGCGATCGCCCGCAATCCAACACCGACAGAAAATGGCAAAAAATTAAAGGTTTACTATGGCACGCAAGTTGCGATTAAACCGCCAACTTTCGTGATTTTCGTTAATGATCCTGAATTAGTTCATTTCTCTTATGAACGTTATTTACGTAATCAATTTCGAGAATCATTTGACTTTCAAGGAACTCCATTGCATTTAATTGCTCGAAAGAGAAAATAA
- a CDS encoding HU family DNA-binding protein, which produces MANKAQLIDTVATKTGLTKKDATSAVDAVLDTIQDLLKQGEKVQLIGFGNFEVRERAARKGRNPQTGKEIQIPASKVPAFKPGKALKDAVK; this is translated from the coding sequence ATGGCAAACAAAGCACAATTGATCGATACTGTTGCAACAAAAACAGGTCTAACCAAAAAAGATGCAACATCAGCTGTTGATGCTGTTCTTGATACAATTCAAGATCTTTTGAAGCAAGGCGAAAAAGTTCAATTAATCGGATTTGGTAACTTTGAGGTACGTGAACGTGCAGCCCGTAAAGGCCGTAACCCGCAGACCGGTAAAGAAATTCAAATTCCAGCAAGCAAAGTACCTGCATTTAAGCCAGGAAAAGCTTTAAAGGATGCTGTTAAATAA
- a CDS encoding tetratricopeptide repeat protein gives MTHSKKVLTLIKVGNHDQAEQELDQALTKDPAENLFELAESLLELGFSDWARKIYQQLLEQFPEEDQLKTSLAEIAINNGQDDQALIYLSSVKASSPAYLTALLVAADLYQTQGLFEASEHKLLLAHKIAPTETAVNFGLAELYYDMKNYRSALSFYLDLLKTGQLVIAQVNLVQRVGACYAESGRFEQALGYLEQIHPEDLAPDSLFQLSFTQYELKHYEDAIKSFNKLKESVPDYTTLYPVLAAAYEQVGQLKEALLTAQEGLRVDQYNSNLYLQASRLALKMQQADLAEKYLRQALAFDEDNLQLITELSKLLQQQKRFSEEIDFLKKVNQTLSDPQLTLNLGRAYAAVEKDQAALECYQAVQTDLASNAAYWQELAPLARRAGNLNLAKQAVKKYLQIVPNDLEMLDLQAELTDDF, from the coding sequence ATGACACATTCTAAAAAAGTGCTCACGCTGATCAAAGTTGGTAACCATGATCAAGCAGAGCAAGAATTAGATCAGGCCTTAACTAAAGATCCGGCCGAAAATTTATTTGAGTTAGCAGAAAGTTTATTGGAACTGGGTTTTTCTGATTGGGCTCGAAAAATATATCAACAATTACTGGAACAGTTTCCCGAGGAAGATCAATTAAAGACTAGTTTAGCAGAAATTGCCATTAACAATGGGCAAGACGATCAAGCTTTAATCTATTTGAGCTCAGTTAAAGCGAGTTCACCGGCTTATTTAACGGCGTTATTGGTTGCGGCTGATTTATATCAGACACAAGGATTATTTGAGGCAAGTGAACATAAACTTTTATTAGCACACAAAATTGCTCCAACTGAGACAGCTGTCAATTTTGGACTAGCAGAATTATATTATGATATGAAAAACTATCGCTCAGCATTATCCTTTTACCTTGATTTGTTAAAGACCGGTCAGTTAGTTATTGCACAAGTAAACTTGGTTCAAAGAGTGGGTGCTTGTTACGCTGAGAGTGGAAGATTTGAACAGGCACTAGGATATTTAGAACAAATTCATCCAGAAGATCTAGCACCTGATAGTCTATTTCAATTGAGCTTTACTCAGTATGAATTAAAGCATTACGAAGATGCGATTAAAAGTTTTAATAAACTAAAAGAAAGTGTACCCGACTACACAACCTTGTATCCAGTTTTAGCGGCCGCTTATGAACAAGTGGGTCAACTAAAAGAAGCACTCTTGACAGCCCAAGAAGGATTACGAGTAGACCAGTACAATAGTAACTTATATTTACAAGCTAGTCGCTTAGCTTTGAAAATGCAACAAGCAGATCTAGCTGAAAAATATTTACGCCAAGCGTTAGCTTTTGATGAAGATAATTTGCAACTAATTACAGAATTGAGTAAGCTGCTTCAGCAGCAAAAACGCTTTTCTGAAGAAATCGATTTTTTAAAAAAGGTTAATCAAACATTGAGTGATCCACAATTAACTTTGAATTTAGGTCGAGCTTATGCAGCAGTTGAAAAAGACCAAGCTGCCTTAGAATGCTACCAGGCAGTTCAAACAGATTTAGCCAGTAATGCCGCCTATTGGCAGGAATTGGCCCCATTAGCTCGCCGGGCAGGCAATTTAAATCTAGCGAAACAGGCAGTAAAAAAATATTTACAAATAGTTCCTAATGATTTAGAAATGCTTGATTTACAAGCAGAATTGACAGATGATTTTTAA
- a CDS encoding site-specific integrase, whose translation MYPYQTVFENHLFQQKLASSTILSYRHDLLNFFTAMTNKLETTEPDQITTSDLREYFFQMKKAASITDTTYNKILSHLNQYFIFLFQANLISSLPTLSLKGAAIKSAAIMPINWSNQLPVLLSNSELSFYTRLALLLIAHFYAATEFLQPGFYLIWQIEKLTAAEQSFMQQFEKFHQPLCQRQNSSELFLKQRHSNNPSLTLPALHKYLQRDQDQVAFPLTPQKLRTAAICNFLQKNRQLTNQTCCRQLHLDLNSLNYYRLLSFSTETTKQV comes from the coding sequence TTGTATCCTTATCAAACAGTTTTTGAAAATCATCTATTTCAACAGAAATTAGCCAGTTCGACTATTCTCAGCTACCGGCATGATTTACTTAACTTTTTCACCGCAATGACCAATAAATTAGAAACTACTGAGCCCGACCAAATTACCACATCTGATTTGCGGGAATATTTTTTTCAAATGAAAAAAGCCGCTTCCATTACGGATACGACTTACAATAAAATTTTATCTCATTTAAATCAATACTTTATTTTTCTCTTCCAAGCTAATTTGATTTCTTCTTTGCCAACACTTAGTTTGAAAGGTGCCGCTATTAAATCTGCTGCAATTATGCCAATTAATTGGTCAAATCAATTGCCTGTCTTATTAAGCAACTCGGAATTATCATTTTATACACGGCTAGCCTTACTTTTAATTGCACACTTTTATGCTGCAACTGAATTTCTTCAACCCGGTTTTTATTTAATCTGGCAAATTGAAAAACTAACCGCAGCTGAACAGTCCTTTATGCAGCAATTTGAAAAATTTCACCAACCGCTTTGTCAACGACAAAATAGCTCGGAATTATTTCTTAAGCAGCGTCACTCTAACAATCCCAGTTTAACTTTGCCAGCGTTACATAAATACTTGCAGCGTGATCAGGATCAAGTTGCTTTCCCGTTGACTCCCCAAAAATTGCGAACAGCAGCTATCTGTAACTTCTTGCAAAAAAATCGGCAGTTAACAAATCAAACTTGCTGCCGACAGTTACATTTAGATTTAAATTCCCTTAACTATTATCGTTTGCTTAGTTTTTCAACTGAAACAACTAAACAAGTTTAA
- a CDS encoding YitT family protein, translating into MVANQAEKIHGVNFLMIALGTSLYAFGLVMVNIANSLAEGGVTGITLILRYWFQIDPALSTILLNIPLIIIGYRYLGKTALTYTIFGIGSLSFFIWLWQRVPLSINIDHDLFLAGILAGLIGGSGSGLVYRFGGTTGGTDIVARIFERKRGVAMGKTLLTIDCMVLLLSLSYVSLRKMMYTLLASYVFSKIVNFTLEGAYAARGAIIISGQHQAIAKDIISNMNRGVSYLQATGAYSNEPRQAIYCVISPNELMELKHIISRHDEHAFVSILSVNEVIGEGFSYDTSKKKILRR; encoded by the coding sequence ATGGTGGCTAATCAAGCAGAAAAAATTCATGGAGTTAATTTTTTAATGATAGCGTTGGGAACCAGCTTATATGCTTTTGGCCTAGTAATGGTTAATATTGCTAATAGTTTGGCTGAAGGTGGAGTTACCGGCATCACCTTGATTTTGCGCTATTGGTTTCAAATTGATCCAGCTTTGTCTACAATCTTGTTAAATATTCCCTTAATCATAATTGGTTATCGTTATCTCGGCAAAACGGCATTGACTTACACCATTTTTGGAATTGGCAGCCTATCATTTTTTATTTGGCTGTGGCAACGAGTCCCGTTATCAATTAACATTGATCATGATTTGTTTTTAGCTGGAATTTTAGCTGGGCTGATTGGTGGTTCAGGATCAGGACTAGTTTATCGTTTTGGAGGCACAACTGGTGGAACTGATATTGTGGCTCGTATTTTTGAACGTAAACGAGGTGTGGCGATGGGGAAAACATTGTTGACCATTGACTGCATGGTCTTGTTATTGTCATTAAGTTATGTTAGTTTGCGAAAAATGATGTATACGCTATTAGCATCTTACGTTTTTTCTAAAATTGTCAACTTTACCCTTGAGGGTGCTTATGCAGCTCGGGGGGCAATTATTATAAGTGGACAACATCAAGCAATTGCTAAAGATATTATTAGTAATATGAATCGCGGTGTTAGCTATCTTCAGGCAACTGGAGCCTATTCAAATGAGCCTCGCCAAGCCATTTATTGTGTTATCAGTCCCAATGAATTGATGGAACTAAAACATATTATCTCGCGTCATGATGAACACGCATTTGTGTCGATTTTAAGTGTAAACGAGGTCATTGGTGAAGGTTTTTCTTATGATACATCTAAGAAAAAAATTTTGCGTCGTTAA
- the dapB gene encoding 4-hydroxy-tetrahydrodipicolinate reductase: MVKILVAGFKGRMGNTTVKMVLEHTGFELAAVFDPRADEKNINEIAEFSQLDVPVYRSLAEIDCHAIDVWIDFTSPKAVFSNAKFALQHKISPVIGTTGLQDDQVAELKKIASETKTGGLIAPNFGISAVLLMQFAQQAAKYLPDVEIIEMHHDNKLDAPSGTAINTAKLIAEVRQEHYQGNPAETEALPGARGANYQGMRIHSVRLPGYVAHEQVLFGGPGEALTIRQDSFDRSSFMSGVAVAVSKITDQHKLLIGLENLL; encoded by the coding sequence ATGGTAAAGATTCTGGTTGCTGGATTCAAAGGAAGAATGGGAAATACAACGGTTAAAATGGTTTTAGAGCACACGGGATTTGAGTTGGCAGCGGTTTTTGATCCACGAGCTGATGAAAAGAATATTAACGAGATTGCTGAATTTTCTCAACTGGATGTCCCGGTTTATCGAAGTCTAGCTGAAATTGATTGTCATGCGATTGACGTCTGGATTGATTTTACTTCGCCTAAAGCTGTATTTTCTAATGCGAAATTTGCTTTGCAACATAAAATTTCACCAGTTATCGGAACAACTGGCTTACAAGATGACCAAGTTGCTGAATTAAAGAAAATTGCTTCAGAGACTAAAACAGGTGGTTTAATCGCTCCGAATTTCGGGATCTCAGCTGTCTTATTGATGCAGTTCGCTCAACAAGCCGCAAAATACTTACCAGATGTCGAGATTATTGAAATGCATCACGATAATAAATTAGATGCTCCCAGTGGGACAGCAATTAATACGGCTAAGTTAATTGCTGAGGTTCGTCAGGAACACTACCAAGGAAATCCAGCTGAAACTGAAGCCTTACCCGGTGCACGCGGAGCAAATTACCAAGGAATGCGGATTCATAGTGTACGTTTGCCAGGATATGTTGCACATGAACAAGTCTTATTTGGCGGACCAGGAGAAGCTCTAACAATTCGGCAGGATTCTTTTGACCGAAGCTCCTTTATGTCTGGAGTTGCAGTTGCAGTCAGCAAAATTACTGATCAGCACAAGTTATTAATTGGGCTTGAGAATTTATTATGA
- a CDS encoding CCA tRNA nucleotidyltransferase produces the protein MKITDLPEIFLQAMPILKKIQQAGFEAYFVGGCVRDLLLGKKPHDVDIATSAYPAEIKQIFKRTIDTGIKHGTVTVLQQKQAYEVTTFRTESGYQDFRRPDHVTFVRSLSYDLQRRDLTINALAMDLNGQVIDLFDGVRDLQKGIIRAVGVPHERFHEDALRMMRTVRFASQLSFVIEQQTLKAIAENAALLKHIAVERIHEEWQKLLLGSYPQNGLRPLVVTELYRYCPGFNGQVAVLQKMISLPRLKFNSVAGGWCLFGYLAQFTTGEMTELLRAWKSSNDLIKSVIVAMQATKLLENSSLGEWQMYSLGWKAIQIACENVTLLGKKNPMIEMQQKYQKLPINNIKELAINGGTLITELNLTPGPQVGQLLADLEKAVVIGHLSNVKEDLLQQARIIIKK, from the coding sequence ATGAAAATAACTGATTTACCTGAAATATTTCTTCAAGCTATGCCAATTTTAAAAAAAATTCAACAGGCAGGGTTTGAGGCTTATTTTGTTGGCGGTTGTGTGCGTGATTTATTATTAGGTAAAAAGCCTCATGATGTAGATATTGCAACTAGCGCTTATCCAGCAGAAATTAAGCAAATTTTCAAGCGGACAATTGATACTGGAATTAAACATGGAACAGTGACTGTATTGCAGCAAAAACAAGCTTATGAAGTAACCACCTTCCGTACAGAAAGTGGTTACCAAGATTTCCGTCGCCCAGATCATGTAACTTTTGTTCGTTCATTGAGCTATGATCTACAACGACGTGATTTGACAATTAATGCTCTTGCCATGGATTTAAATGGTCAGGTAATTGATTTATTTGACGGGGTTCGTGATTTACAAAAAGGGATTATCCGTGCTGTTGGAGTACCACATGAACGTTTTCATGAAGATGCTTTAAGAATGATGCGGACAGTTCGTTTTGCTAGTCAATTATCTTTTGTAATTGAACAGCAAACCCTAAAAGCTATTGCTGAAAACGCTGCTTTACTAAAGCATATTGCGGTTGAACGAATTCATGAGGAATGGCAAAAGTTATTATTGGGTAGTTATCCGCAAAATGGCTTACGACCATTAGTTGTGACTGAGCTTTATCGCTATTGCCCCGGTTTTAATGGTCAGGTAGCGGTTTTGCAAAAAATGATTAGTTTACCGCGCTTGAAATTCAATTCGGTTGCTGGTGGTTGGTGCTTATTTGGCTATTTGGCTCAATTTACCACTGGTGAAATGACGGAATTGTTACGCGCATGGAAAAGTTCAAATGATTTGATTAAGTCAGTCATCGTAGCTATGCAAGCTACTAAATTGTTAGAAAATAGTTCTCTGGGTGAGTGGCAAATGTATTCCTTGGGTTGGAAGGCAATTCAAATAGCCTGTGAAAACGTAACTTTATTAGGCAAAAAAAATCCGATGATTGAAATGCAACAAAAATATCAAAAATTACCAATTAATAATATTAAAGAACTGGCAATTAATGGTGGAACTTTAATTACTGAATTAAATTTAACCCCCGGACCGCAAGTTGGACAATTATTAGCCGATTTAGAAAAAGCGGTAGTTATTGGTCATTTATCGAATGTTAAAGAAGATCTCTTACAACAGGCAAGAATAATAATTAAAAAATAG